The nucleotide sequence GGCCGATTGCCCACGGGCGAGGGCGTCCACCATAGACGGGAACTCTCGTGTTCTTAATGATGGGTTGGTTGCGATCACCTCCGACTTGTACCCATCGACGCAGTTCAGACGATGAAGACGGCTTTTGAGGTCGGCGTCGATCTTGCCAAGATCAAGGACTAGTTCGCCAAAACGCGACTCGGTGCGCGTCGAAGGACAGCTACCGGATCGCTTCATACAAACGACCCCGGGTGAGATCTCTAAAGGTCCATGAATGCCTGGCTCAGCCCGCAGGAGAAAGCTACGGAAACACCAACCCAACAGCAGCTCGACGGACTGAAGCGGCTGAGTGGAATCGCCCGCGTCCCAAATAAATCCGAAGCCGTCACGTCAAATGAGGAAGCGGAAAAGCTCTACGGGAGCGACTAAAACTGGCAGTTTTCTCGCATATTGACTTGCGTCTATCTCGATGACCTCCAACGGAGAGCCTTCATGTACATACCAACCCACTTTCGAGATGACGACATCGAGAATATTCGAGCGACAATCCGCCGCGCCCGATTGGCCAACCTAGTCACAGCGACATCAGATGGGCCACTTGCGACGCCTCTTCCGCTCTTCCTCGATGAGAGCGAAGGCGAACACGGCGCGCTATACGGGCACCTG is from Bradyrhizobium sp. ISRA430 and encodes:
- a CDS encoding DUF433 domain-containing protein; translated protein: MKRSGSCPSTRTESRFGELVLDLGKIDADLKSRLHRLNCVDGYKSEVIATNPSLRTREFPSMVDALARGQSAEEIVDDFPSLTRDQVEAAIEYAIVSPSEGAPISRGV